gatcgttcggtatctgaccgacgggatcgatCCCGAGGATCCCGCGcaggccaagcggctccgatggtcggtctcccaatatgtaatcatggacggccgactctacaagagatcattctccctccccttgcttaggtgcttgggaccgaccgacgccgactacgctctccaagaggttcacgaaggaatttgtgggaatcacttggggggcaagtctctggcctacaaagtcctgcgacaaggtTACTATTGGCCTACTATGAAGAAGGACGCGACCgaattggtccggaggtgcgaaccttgtcaaaagtatgccaacattcaacaccaaccggccagccaaattgctcctattgtcgctccatggccctttgcccagtggggggtcgacattctcgatccttttcctccagcgtcgggtcagagaaagttcatagtcgtcgccatcgactacttcaccaaatgggtggaggccgagcccctgacgcagatcaccgagcggaagatggaggacttcatccaaaagtccatcatcttcaggttcgggttgccgcatacgatcgtcaccgacaatggacggcaattcgacaaccaagacttcaaggacttctgcgccaggttccacattacgcaccgactgacttcagtcgggtacccacagtccaacggtgaagtcgaggtgaccaatcggaccttgctccacggactcaagacccgactaaacgaagccaaaggcttatgggtcgacgagctaggctccgttctgtgggcttaccgaacgaccccccgcgttccgaccggggagtcacctttcagcttggcctacgggacagaggcaatgatcccgctcgagattggactgccgtcttcaagagtcgagctgtatcaagagccggacaactccgagtgtcggagggccgacctagacctccttttcgaactacgagacgaggctcaaatttgCATGGCTTGGTACCGACAgaaggtcgctcggtattacaacgccaaggtcagactaaAACTTTTCAGGCCTGATGACTTAGTCCTGaagaaggcagaggtctcgaagcccctggaccaagaaaagttggctccgaactgggaagggccctacaaggtagcagacacctatggtccgagagcctaccgactggagacccttgaagggaaacccattctccggacgtggaacgccgacaacctgaaattgTACTACCAATGAACTCTGTACTTGACCAGTTGGAATACAAATCCGGTTTGAAATcttggagttttaactcttcgactaatgatcggcgctcaccaaagccaagccccgacataccgacttggactCGGTATCCGCCTGAAACCGACGACCTTATCGCCGgtgacacatcggactcttgcgaagaccgatgcatctacattgacgggagttacactccttcgacctttgacgacacatcggactcttgcgaagaccgatgcatctacattgACGGAAGTTAACACTCctcctacggtcgaactttcgggccagaccatcggctaacgCGCCGATCGGGCCCCTACCAAAGAAAGGCGAAACGCCTGtgcgaccgacgtcgcgactcctGACCGAGCTACAGCCGGtggaaggatattcggcttgccaccgtctatcgcacaatgcgacctcagtcgcattcatgattcaCCGACCGGGCTACGGTCGGTCgggagatattcggcttaccaccgtatatcgcgAGGCGCAGTAAGTTTACCCGACGCAAGGGTATCGGGgtccgacttatcggtgctccctcAACCGAGTGCGCCAGACGACATTCGACTAAACGCGTCAGAGGGgatccgactaccgaacctttatcacggtcggtcggctcccgactcaacagatgcgcccgactgacgaccttgactatcaaaggccgatccaaagtcgggacctaCTCTACCTTCGTGATGGCACGatttgccgaacgtcctaaccgacctatacgGGCTAGAGACTTACATGAATTAGCGACTTACGAAGACATTCAACAATACATAAGAAGAAGACCAAGCGGAGGAAAAAGtgaaagaagttttcattcaaagttaagaggaagtttacaaagtcgggtcgaagcccgattacaagtattccAAAAAAGGAAAAGACAAAAGCAACTAAAGTCGGCAAGGCCCGATCATccttctgagtcgatctcctcgaccgacggaagatcggggatgacTGGTGTGTCGATCACGATCGGCGCTGAAGCAGGACCTTCGGTCGGTGGGGGGCTGGCAGTCGGCGCCacttgctccgggacggcttcctccgccacgacgatgcctcccgatggctggtcggccatctcctcggtggcttgctCCTCGACCCCCGGTGAGATgatgctgctgaggtccagctctgggtacaaggcctggaccgcatcccgaccgtcctcgtaccccacccggtacgaggcgaagcccgactcgagcatctcctcccgatactgGTCGGAGGCACGGAAGTCCACCAccgcccgactggccgactccttcgccgaccgaGCGAGTCCTTCGCtgactctgcctctgccttcgctatgtcggcgtcggcctgggcgatcgacaagtcctcctcggctttggcgagcttctccaggctgacccgaagctgctcgcgctcgccttggagttcggcggcaacACCATTCCGCTCGTGCTGCAGACGACGCACGGTCCGGCCCTTGTGTTTGgcttccttcttggccgaccttagctcggacccgagccgggagacTTCGTCTACCAACTTAGCCTCCCGATCGGTCGACTGCTTTAGGTGGTCGACCAACATCGCTCGGTCAGCTTCGGCTGCTGCCGACCTttccttccaagccgcccggacgtttCCGAACCTCCGGTAACCGGCTTCAAGctccgacatggtgtagatcagctgccgatgcaAGCGTTTCGTCAGGAACACATGGTgagaaaaattctaagaaaaaagaaggcGAAACaaggcttacctcgaccatggtcgggtagaacttagacagcatctcggtcacttgccgagacctcaatgactccacgtcggccgggaggaggattccctggcacagcctcctcgccaagttgtggtcggccaacaccgacgccccttcggggaactgtgcgctgggcggcacagtgcggctccccgaccttgtttcgtccgcggggtccatcggggccttccctcgatcggccgccccgaccgacggaaccggcagcgaggggatgctcgaggttgaaccggcaccccccgttgcggccacagacgccgccggatgatgttcgatttcccgaatgtcatccggctccaccgccaCCGGTGAGGCCGCCGATGTTCCTTCGGTcgcttcttccaccggcctctcctccgtgCGCGCTGTCGGAGCCGCGAGCACTATGACGAGCTCCGATTGGTCGGTCACCGATGCTTCGACGGCCGGCGCCGCTGGAGCAGGCTTCTTCGGAGGGtgcgaaggtcctgcccccgatgtTGGCCTCTTCCTTGTTCCAAATTGCCGAATCTCGGCGTCAGTCGGCCGtattcttggaggtgtccctgcgataccgacagaaatATTAATCAAAGAGCCACCGAAGGGCCGAATGAAAAGAGAACCGGGGGAttgggcgatacctagtcgggggaccaagctcaagccggcgtcatagagagcttgttcggtaacaagctccctctgcttcaggaccgacatatctttgagtcggtggaagtcctcccggtcgtccgcctccacccggctgttgtcattggcttcggttcggggcacgccccagtgcgaagggaagccccaaggagaaggagaagaaatgaagaaaaactggttcttccacccatggatggacgatggaagaccggtgatgaaagaaagacccttccgggggttgaagagccaccaccctcgggccttagggtggggtcggagcacaaagaaggcccgaaaGAGTgaaatacgagggttggtcggcaaaagctgacacaacagcgcaaagctaattatcagacggacggagttcggcgccagttgcgccggacagagtccgtagtaattcagcaaattctggacgaactccggaatcgggagccgaagacccgcgcgaaggtcttcgacatacaacgccagttggccaggcggagggttgttaacccgaccgccggtccctggggcggagagttgaaactgctccgggatgcgatactgctcccgaagccgatcaacgttcggccccgaaagtgaggaaacctcaacttccggagtcgatcgggagtcgtcggtcggatttCCCGATCGAGCTCCCCGAGTCAGATTTCCGGCCATTACACCAGAACCGAACAAGAAGAGGAAGAtgcgaagaggaagaagaagaagcgaagaagaagaagaagaggaggaaaggaaGACCACGAACCAGAAGAAAACCCCTTCTGGAAGCAGGGGGAAAGGCTCTGCCcgtgacgactgagaaatcgcccggacagagtttcggcaGCGAAACGTCGATGGTGAGGTCTTGGGTccggatggtcctatatatatagggccgtccgacggccgagatgcctccgcgccgaccgaagacccaCGGATGTGCGACACATGGCGACCTCCGGGCGGCCTGATGATTCGGCACGCCCGTCccaggacggccgcaccgcccatattaaatgcggggggcgccggcccaaccaccttcgacacgcggcaAACGGGGCCGCGGTTCCGCATTAAagcgcccgcgccgattcgcattctcgatgggacgcctgacagcgccccgcgctcccaggATCAGCGCACCGCGACGGTCTGCGTTCCCCAAAAGGCGCCGGATATCCGGtcgtctgacaccgaatcgtccggcacccgacctcctgacgccgacgtgacgtctgacgacgataagacgtgacatctgacacctAACGCCGACGTGatacctgacgccgacgtgacatctgacaccgactagacatccgacgccagcaaatcgctcggcattcatgagacgcctgacatcggatcaacccgcggtacggtcggaatctggcatacgacgaatccactcttgttcgcccagggttgctgcccaaataaaagcatcggccagctcaccgtccgactcaggagtggaggggggcaactgttggggaatacacaccgaccgaccgaccgacggtcggagggaccgaccgaccgacggacgaccggagcgaccgaccgacgggcgccatcaccggccaattaacggcctacaaccgactgaggatgtgtcggtcgggcatgcttttcccgaccgactgaacctagaagtctgatggccgactcacgcaaggctcgccgaccaatggaggggcccgacgccactcagctggccaccgacctaaggtcggtcggctcctccgatcgccgtacagccgccagggcttgtcagttctgacagccgcatgacactttcacggcaacTCTGacggtctacagtgagttgacaattcctcacttgtccgcgtcattaatgacggcgccacaccgtgctccactatataaaccggggaaggcaacagtgcaggggaggACTTGACTTCTCGACTCTAGAacaacaggctcgctcctctctctctctctctctcgattgagctctctgtcttcatttcactgttgtccagtcacctctctgacttgaccgtcggagggtccccgccggagccgcctccggtcagtgtggacttctcattttgcaggcgcacgctccccggcgatcagacgacgagacgattggccgcaacaaatatATATCGCAAATCATAACAAAACCTTTCATATCACAGTAGATCTTAACAAGACTCCATGTGTAAGTTACCTGATGTTGTTTGGAGCATCAGGGCATCCCAGGTACCGAACATGCTGCATGGATGCTGCCTGTATCCATGAGAATACATAGGCATCCAGCTAGCTCAGCTTGCTTGAAAGAAAAACTTGGTGTGAGGCAAGAATGATATTAACCGACTTCATCTCCATTCTTTCGGTCTATGCGGCACTAGCACTAGATATACCATGTCAAGTCCGCCTTGCGCCGACGCATATGCTAAAAGTCAGGGATCGGTAAGGCCCCCCTATGAACACAAAAGCCTGCGAATGAAACAGGATGATACGGAAATGTACTGTATCTTAGTACTGATTCATTCCAATGCCTCTAAATTCTAGCAATCAATAGCAAAAAGGTTGCATTTTGATAGAACAAGagattataatattatatcatattgcCAATAATGGCAAGTAAATAGATGACCTTGCAGCTTCGCAGCATAATTATATGTGAAAGCTTTAATTTGCACTTATAAGTATTGAATACGTTCAGGAATAAATTGAACATACAATCACATTCACTAGCAATCTAATTTGGGGCTTGGAACGTGGCGAGTGGCAAAGAGGTTACAGGTCTTAGCATATCCAAACTCAAGCCATGGATTAGAAGGAAACCTAATCCAAGTCATGGATGGATGATAATCAGGTCAAAATTTAGACATAGACCATCCGATAAGACAAGATCTGGACATTAGCATCCGACCTAATGGACCGTGATGCCAAAGAGCTTTGTATCCAAAAAGTTAAAAGGGCTGATGTACATGTCAGAATTCTCCAAGCTGTCACGATAAGGGTTGTCACACCACGTTATCCGATTCGGATTAAGCTAGCACTGGCTTTTTGCGAAATCGCAGTGGGTCCTCGCATTGTGCCCACCATGATTGACCTGCATGATGCATCTGGCATGCATTACATACTACACGATCTCGCGCATCATTTAAAATCTCTGGATGTAGACAAATTGTACTGGCCTTACTCAGTGCTGACACAACTAAACCCGGCCATTTTTGCGCTAACGTTGAGGCTTGTGCCGGGAAAAAATAACGTGTTTTTTTGTAAAAACTTTTTTACAGAAAAAGCACAGatagaatatttttatgataaaaatatatcttcATCGCATTTTAATGCCGTTAATGAtgtatttttttgatgttttatGACATATTAGATCTACTTTATGTGGCACATGAGCCCTCGCAAATGTATAATATAAACGGCATCTAAAACGGAGTAGAAGTTTGGTGCCGTCGCAACAATTGCCGGCGCGTAAATGAGCTGTCTTTACTGTTCCCTTCTCGAAGCAATTGACCGTGTACCAGCACACTGTCACTGACCAAAACCAACAAAAGTCAAAATAATCCTAAATGAGCTGGAACGCATGATAACCTGTTCATCCAGCTATCCAAACTTTCGCAGCAGATAGCCATATCACCTGACCCAGGCACCCAGGTCGGGGAAAGACACATTGCCACGGACATGCACCTAAATCTTTTACGGTTATATGCTACGTTTCATTTACCAATTCGTTGAAAAGCCTGTCTGCTATACTAACTCTCACTTAGATGCCAAAACCAGTCCATCACGCGTCAACTTTGACTCGCCGTTACGTATTAAGATACAACCACGCCGGTTGTTCCTCCCTTATGCGTTATGCCTGCCATCCCGCCGCTTATAAACGGAGCCACTCCCCTACAAACTCCATCCCGAAAGAAAGAAGAGTTCTTGAAGAATGGCTTGTAGACTTACCCTCCCTTCTTTCCtcactctcttcctcttccttctgCTGTCCTCCACCCCTCGCCCAGTCTCCTCCGCCCGCTGCAACAAAGACGACAAGAAGGCCCTGCTCGCCGTCAAGGCCGCCTTCAATAACGCCTACCATTTCGCCTCCTGGACGAACGACACCGGCTGCTGCGACTGGTACGACGTCGACTGCGACCTCAAGACCGGCCGCGTCATCGGCCTCTCCCTCTTCCAGGACGACTTCCCCGGCACCATCCCCGACGCCGTCGGAGATCTCCCTTACCTCCAGAACCTCGTCTTCCACCACCTCCCCAACCTCGTCGGCTCCATCCCTCCAGCTCTCACCAAGCTTAAAAACCTCAAGTACCTTGACATCAGCTGGACCAACGTCTCCGGCCCCGTCCCCGCCTTCCTCTCCGAGATCACCTCCCTCGTTCAACTCGACCTCTCCTTCAACCGGCTCTCCGGCTCCATCCCGGCCTCCCTCGGCGACCTCTCCAATCTATCCGCCATCGACATTAGCCGCAACCACCTCACCGGGCCCCTCCCATCCACGCTCTTCCACGGATCCTCGCAGGGGCCATATCTCCGTCTCTCTCACAACAATCTAAGCGGCGAGATCCCGCCGGCTTTCGGGAAGGTGGGTTTCGAGGTCATAGACTTGTCGCGGAACCGGTTCACCGGGGACGCCTCGATCCTCTTCGGCCGGTCCAAGCCCGCACAGCAGATCGATTTGTCGAGGAACCACTTCGCGTTCGATCTGACGAACGTGGAGTTCCCCGAGGGCTTGGACTCCGTGGACTTGAACCATAACGAGATCTATGGGAGCATTCCGAACCAGATAACGAAGTTGGCGAACCTCCAGTTCTTCAACGTGAGTTATAACAGGTTGTGCGGCGAAATCCCGGTTGGAGGAAATATGGGGCGGTTCGACGAGTACTGCTACCTCCACAACAAGTGCCTCTGCGGAACGCCGCTCCCGGCTTGCAAGTGATAAGGAAATACGGTGGATGGCTTGGACTCTATGAACTTAGGTGACATTTGTTTTATATTGGATCGTGTTGTGGCGGTAGGTTCGTGAATCAATAACGAAGGGGATTCGTGAGAATAACTTAAGAAGCTGGAGTTAACTAATAAGATTTTCGATGTCTCCTTTCAATTGTTGACTCTTGCTCTGCTTGGTCGCTTTTCAAATCCTGTTTGCCATGCTATATTGGCAGTGTAACATCCTCAAAATAAAttagtttttaaaataatataattatatataatataattaattatattggagatggattatatttttatagagAGGAGAGGGTATTTTCTCCTTGATAGTCCAAAACTAATGACGGAACGTTCAGATTGAAGATCCATGTTTTTGATCGGATTAGAGACTATCTAAATAtatgtttttaaaaattttaaatttttagattttgcAATTGATAAAAgtagatgatttttttaaaaaaaataaaaaagagaagcaCGGTCCATCTAACATTAATACAGGAAGGGTAGGGAGGATGGAATTAAATAAAGATGAGCAAAAAACGTTGACTCCAAGACTAGCTAGATGGATGGCAACTAACTCTCTTAGAAGCTCACGTGACCGGCATAGAGAGTCTCAACCAAACCATTGTCCAGAAAGAGCATGTGGAATTTTATCCGGGATAATGCAGGGATAAACTCCTTTTAAACTTATCCCAATCGGGGTTTTGATATTTCAGCCCCTGCCTGGGCCTGACAGGTCCTACCCATTGTAACTCATTGTTAGTGTGGAAATGATCAACGAAGATCTCATGATCATTGCAAAATGTGAATTCCACCTCCCTCCTTTATCTGATACGTTATACTAAACACCTGAGATGTCAAGGGCACGGATCACAGATATAAAAAGTGAACATGCTGGCCAAGATTTCCAACATATTTGAGCACCTTGCAGCAAAGGAGCCAACAGCGGGAGTGCATATGTTGTGTGTGTAGACCAATCTGCATCAGGTTAATAACTCCGGCTATCACCTGCAtgaccaaatcagatattgaaaaTACGAGCCAACAATGATGATGCGAGATAAATTAGCATCACATTATGTTGAAAATAGGAGGTCAGCAGTGCAGCTAACTAGATGGCCTATGGCCTCTTATGTGACTGAATATACTGGAGAGAGTACCGTGGAGGTTTATACGGAGATATCCCTTAACCATTTTAAATGTGCTTTATTTTGGCCATGAAGATATTGATAAGCAAAAGCCTTTTTCATATGTGTGCATATGAATTCGTGTATATAACTTGCATATTTGCTGGTGCAACTTAATTACATAATGAAAGCAAAAATAAAACACAAAAACTATAGAGTGACCATTATTAGGCAgcaacaaaataataataataataataaataaataaataaaggataTCAGAACTTGTGCCATCTTTCCCATATGATTTGCACACTATAATAAAAACAATTTATAGTGACAGAATTTTAGTAACGCTCATAAAAATATTACTATAAATATTTTCTAGTGATGatttcaaaaatatcataaaagatatataataCTATAgcacttcatcaaaaatattactaaaagTTATTATATAGCGACAGtatcttataaatattataaaaaattatatttattgtaactgttttaaaaattataagagaaaatctataatattatgatggttagttatagatattataaaatttataatgttACGATGGTATcatataagaataatattttatagttaaaTAGAATCTAATTaacaatatttataattttattattgaatattaattatttatcaatgaaataaattttatcctctatatattattatataactaatagttttattattaattatttataaattatttttatgataaattaataaCATtgcaaactaaattagatttttgtgatgataatatttatttactaaatatatatttaagatttataaaaaaatatatttcatatatttaataaattttaaaattaatatgctttcaactatatgagtcaagatagttTAATAATTAATATTGAGCACATAAGATCACAATTAAGTAATGATCTATGATGTAATTATCAAAAAATCTATATGAAACTAAATTTAACCAAGAATTTGGATCCAATTCAATCTAAtttgtattaaaatatatataaaaaatttaaaaataacttatataaattatataatataaaattttaaaatattatatattaaatatcattattttttactTATAGTATATATAGGAAGAatcataaattatctatttttaaagaacattagaaaaaatatttatgattatataaatatactaaaattatttatattttaaaataatttaaataataatatttttaaaatattttaaagaataaaataaattaatttatttttaattttcttgcaaaaagaaaagaatttatttattaatgaaaataattaattattaaaattgaaatattttttatataaaactttaaaatattttatattaaatatcattattttttacttaccttataaataagaaaatcatgaattatctatttttaaataatattaaaataatatttatgattatagaaatatgttaaaattatttatattttaaaatattttaaataataagatttttacaatattataaagaataaaataaagtaatttattttgtaattttctttcaaaaattagagaatttatttttttaattaaaatatttaattattaaaattaaaatattatttatataaaattttaaaatattatatagtaaatattattattttttaattaccttaTTAATTAGAAGAATcattaattatctatttttaaagaacattaaaaaatatttatgattatagaa
The DNA window shown above is from Elaeis guineensis isolate ETL-2024a chromosome 8, EG11, whole genome shotgun sequence and carries:
- the LOC105050208 gene encoding polygalacturonase inhibitor, whose translation is MACRLTLPSFLTLFLFLLLSSTPRPVSSARCNKDDKKALLAVKAAFNNAYHFASWTNDTGCCDWYDVDCDLKTGRVIGLSLFQDDFPGTIPDAVGDLPYLQNLVFHHLPNLVGSIPPALTKLKNLKYLDISWTNVSGPVPAFLSEITSLVQLDLSFNRLSGSIPASLGDLSNLSAIDISRNHLTGPLPSTLFHGSSQGPYLRLSHNNLSGEIPPAFGKVGFEVIDLSRNRFTGDASILFGRSKPAQQIDLSRNHFAFDLTNVEFPEGLDSVDLNHNEIYGSIPNQITKLANLQFFNVSYNRLCGEIPVGGNMGRFDEYCYLHNKCLCGTPLPACK